A part of Sugiyamaella lignohabitans strain CBS 10342 chromosome D, complete sequence genomic DNA contains:
- the PMT4 gene encoding Pmt4p (Protein O-mannosyltransferase; transfers mannose residues from dolichyl phosphate-D-mannose to protein serine/threonine residues; appears to form homodimers in vivo and does not complex with other Pmt proteins; target for new antifungals; GO_component: GO:0097586 - dolichyl-phosphate-mannose-protein mannosyltransferase Pmt4p homodimer complex [Evidence IPI] [PMID 12551906]; GO_component: GO:0005783 - endoplasmic reticulum [Evidence IEA]; GO_component: GO:0005789 - endoplasmic reticulum membrane [Evidence IEA]; GO_component: GO:0016021 - integral component of membrane [Evidence IEA]; GO_component: GO:0016021 - integral component of membrane [Evidence ISM] [PMID 12192589]; GO_component: GO:0016020 - membrane [Evidence IEA,IEA]; GO_function: GO:0004169 - dolichyl-phosphate-mannose-protein mannosyltransferase activity [Evidence IEA]; GO_function: GO:0004169 - dolichyl-phosphate-mannose-protein mannosyltransferase activity [Evidence IDA,IMP] [PMID 21956107]; GO_function: GO:0004169 - dolichyl-phosphate-mannose-protein mannosyltransferase activity [Evidence IMP,ISS] [PMID 8585318]; GO_function: GO:0000030 - mannosyltransferase activity [Evidence IEA]; GO_function: GO:0016740 - transferase activity [Evidence IEA]; GO_function: GO:0016757 - transferase activity, transferring glycosyl groups [Evidence IEA]; GO_process: GO:0006493 - protein O-linked glycosylation [Evidence IEA]; GO_process: GO:0006493 - protein O-linked glycosylation [Evidence IMP,ISS] [PMID 8585318]; GO_process: GO:0035269 - protein O-linked mannosylation [Evidence IMP] [PMID 18182384]; GO_process: GO:0035269 - protein O-linked mannosylation [Evidence IMP] [PMID 21231968]; GO_process: GO:1900101 - regulation of endoplasmic reticulum unfolded protein response [Evidence IGI] [PMID 21231968]), producing the protein MPSELRNRKGASATLRSPEPVEKKKAKKPVFKSTVADSNTDNRYRLAKIIVTVFAFATRFYLINDPKEVVFDEVHFGKFASYYLEGTYFFDLHPPFAKMLIAFVGWLVGYDGAFKFENIGDSYIANRVPYVAYRSLSATLGALTVPIVFETLQECGFSVWACVIGSSLILFDNAHIAETRLILLDATLIISVALSLYAYVRFSKQRDSPFSRDWWTWLLATGVSLSFVISTKYVGAFTFTTVGAAVLIDLWNLLDYRRGLSMKEFGKHFFARLFSLIFVPLCIFLFWFWVHFAILTKSGPGDGFMSSKFQETLGDNILAKLAKQVNYYDEITISHKESPLFLSSGSIHYPLRYDDGRISSQGQLVSTQELVNGAPTNDQIWQIVPVVDFPEGHREGIPIETETQVRLKHVSTNSFLLAHDVASPYYPTNEEFTTASFEEAEGPRFNDTLFEIRSVTGEKDILKTKGSFFRLIHVPTRVAMWTHDDKQLPAEWASGHYEVNGVKNVHERTATWFVDEIVNLTDPERLKFTPRAPRKMNFFRKYLELQYTMFAQNNALTSSHPYASEPITWPFLVRGVSFWTKDTERRQIYFIGNFIGWWIEAAMLAIYAGVVVADQLTRRRAMYPINDVARSKIYNSLGFFFIAWATHYFPFFLMGRQKFLHHYLPAHLAAALLTGGLYDFVFCELDDEAVHAAQSGKKRSNWRLKIVSVISLVGIVICFAYFSPLTYGNTPLTPAEVRARQWMDIELHFAK; encoded by the coding sequence ATGCCTTCTGAGCTCCGTAATAGAAAAGGTGCCTCGGCCACGTTGCGCTCTCCTGAGCCTgtagaaaagaagaaggccaAGAAACCTGTTTTCAAATCTACAGTGGCTGACTCTAATACTGATAATAGATATCGTCTGGCCAAGATCATTGTCACAGTCTTTGCATTCGCTACGCGATTTTATCTCATTAACGATCCTAAGGAAGTTGTGTTCGATGAGGTGCACTTCGGTAAGTTTGCCAGTTACTATCTGGAAGGAACTtacttttttgatttgcACCCTCCTTTTGCTAAAATGTTGATTGCttttgttggttggttAGTTGGTTATGATGGTGCTTTCAAATTCGAAAATATCGGTGATAGTTATATTGCCAACCGGGTGCCTTATGTTGCTTATAGATCTCTGTCAGCTACTTTGGGAGCTTTGACTGTCCCAATTGTGTTTGAGACTTTGCAAGAGTGTGGCTTCTCGGTTTGGGCATGTGTTATTGGTTCGTCATTAATTTTGTTCGACAATGCTCATATTGCTGAGACTAGACTTATTCTGCTTGATGCTACTTTGATCATCTCTGTAGCTCTTAGTTTGTATGCTTATGTTAGATTCTCCAAGCAAAGAGACAGTCCATTCAGCCGTGACTGGTGGACTTGGCTTTTAGCTACTGGTGTCTCATTGTCATTTGTTATCAGTACCAAGTATGTAGGTGCTTTCACCTTCACTACTGTTGGAGCTGCTGTCTTGATTGATTTATGGAATTTGTTGGATTATCGTAGAGGACTTTCTATGAAAGAGTTTGGCAAGCATTTCTTTGCCCGTCTTTTCTCACTTATTTTCGTGCCTCTATGTATCTTCCtattctggttctgggTCCATTTCGCTATTCTTACCAAGTCTGGTCCTGGTGATGGTTTCATGAGCTCTAAGTTCCAAGAGACTCTTGGCGATAATATTCTCGCCAAGCTTGCCAAGCAGGTTAATTATTATGACGAGATTACCATTTCTCATAAAGAATCACCTTTGTTCTTGAGCTCTGGATCTATTCACTACCCTCTTCGTTATGACGACGGACGTATTTCTTCTCAGGGTCAACTCGTCTCTACTCAAGAGCTCGTAAATGGTGCTCCTACCAATGATCAGATTTGGCAGATTGTTCCAGTAGTCGACTTCCCCGAGGGTCACCGTGAAGGTATTCCTATTGAGACTGAGACTCAGGTTCGTCTTAAGCACGTCAGTACCAACAGCTTCCTTCTTGCTCATGATGTCGCCTCTCCTTACTACCCTACTAACGAAGAGTTTACTACTGCCAGCTTTGAGGAGGCCGAAGGACCTCGTTTCAACGATACCCTTTTTGAAATCAGATCTGTTACTGGTGAAAAGGATATCTTGAAGACCAAGGGTTCGTTCTTCCGTCTTATTCATGTTCCTACCAGAGTTGCTATGTGGACTCATGACGACAAGCAGCTTCCTGCTGAGTGGGCTAGTGGTCACTATGAAGTCAATGGTGTTAAGAACGTTCATGAACGTACTGCTACGTGGTTTGTCGACGAAATTGTGAACCTCACTGATCCAGAGCGTCTTAAATTCACTCCCAGAGCACCTAGAAAGATGAATTTCTTCAGAAAGTACCTTGAGTTGCAATACACCATGTTTGCTCAAAATAATGCTCTTACCTCGTCTCACCCTTATGCCTCTGAGCCTATCACCTGGCCCTTCCTTGTTCGTGGTGTCTCTTTCTGGACTAAGGATACCGAACGCAGACAAATCTATTTCATTGGTAACTTCATCGGCTGGTGGATTGAGGCTGCTATGCTTGCCATCTACGCTGGTGTAGTTGTTGCCGACCAGCTGACCAGAAGACGTGCTATGTATCCCATCAACGACGTTGCTCGTAGTAAGATTTACAACTCGCttggattcttcttcatcgcTTGGGCCACTCACTACTTCCCATTCTTCCTGATGGGTAGACAGAAGTTCCTCCACCACTACCTTCCTGCACACTTGGCAGCTGCCCTTCTTACTGGTGGTCTCTACGACTTTGTCTTCTGCGAGCTGGACGACGAAGCCGTCCACGCTGCTCAATCCGGCAAGAAACGCTCCAACTGGAGACTCAAAATCGTCAGTGTCATCTCGCTAGTCGGCATCGTCATCTGCTTTGCCTACTTCTCGCCATTGACCTACGGAAACACCCCCCTCACCCCCGCAGAGGTCCGTGCCAGACAATGGATGGACATCGAGCTCCACTTCgcaaaataa
- the FOL2 gene encoding GTP cyclohydrolase I (GTP-cyclohydrolase I; catalyzes the first step in the folic acid biosynthetic pathway; GO_component: GO:0005737 - cytoplasm [Evidence IEA]; GO_component: GO:0005737 - cytoplasm [Evidence IDA] [PMID 11914276]; GO_component: GO:0005737 - cytoplasm [Evidence IDA] [PMID 14562095]; GO_component: GO:0005634 - nucleus [Evidence IDA] [PMID 14562095]; GO_function: GO:0005525 - GTP binding [Evidence IEA]; GO_function: GO:0003934 - GTP cyclohydrolase I activity [Evidence IEA,IEA]; GO_function: GO:0003934 - GTP cyclohydrolase I activity [Evidence IMP] [PMID 8573145]; GO_function: GO:0003824 - catalytic activity [Evidence IEA]; GO_function: GO:0016787 - hydrolase activity [Evidence IEA]; GO_function: GO:0046872 - metal ion binding [Evidence IEA]; GO_function: GO:0000166 - nucleotide binding [Evidence IEA]; GO_process: GO:0035998 - 7,8-dihydroneopterin 3'-triphosphate biosynthetic process [Evidence IEA]; GO_process: GO:0046656 - folic acid biosynthetic process [Evidence IEA]; GO_process: GO:0009396 - folic acid-containing compound biosynthetic process [Evidence IMP] [PMID 8573145]; GO_process: GO:0008152 - metabolic process [Evidence IEA]; GO_process: GO:0046654 - tetrahydrofolate biosynthetic process [Evidence IEA]) has protein sequence MAHTEPSKLDLSAAAATNESAIVDSDSVPAGEHDSRSIVPSTVPSHHRAPSGAPSGPVATAPNQYPKYIEHLTRLADARPSSPYLNPIDYDGLSWPSVGARERLESSVEEKAAREKRIADAVRTLLTELGEDPNRSGLLETPERYARAMLFFTKGYEDNVKDVIKNALFEEDHDEMVIVKDIDVFSLCEHHLVPFYGKIHIGYIPNSRVIGLSKLARLAEMFARRLQVQERLTKQVAMALWELLQPQGVAVVMEASHMCMVMRGVQKPGSSTTTSCMLGRFREAQRTREEFLSLLKK, from the coding sequence ATGGCTCATACAGAACCATCAAAATTAGATctctcagcagctgctgctaccaaTGAGTCTGCGATCGTCGATTCCGACTCTGTACCAGCTGGTGAGCATGATTCCAGATCAATCGTCCCTTCGACAGTTCCCAGTCACCATAGAGCTCCTTCGGGTGCACCATCTGGACCAGTGGCTACTGCCCCCAACCAATATCCCAAATATATTGAGCATCTGACTCGACTTGCTGATGCTAGACCCTCGTCTCCATACTTAAACCCCATTGATTACGACGGATTGTCGTGGCCTAGCGTGGGTGCTAGAGAAAGACTTGAATCGtctgttgaagaaaaggCTGCTCGTGAAAAGAGAATTGCAGATGCCGTTCGCACTCTTTTGACAGAATTAGGCGAGGATCCTAACAGATCAGGATTATTGGAGACTCCCGAGAGATACGCTAGAGCTATGCTATTCTTCACCAAGGGTTACGAAGACAATGTTAAAGATGTTATTAAAAACGCCTTATTTGAGGAAGACCATGATGAAATGGTTATTGTTAAAGATATCGATGTGTTCAGTTTATGCGAACACCATTTGGTTCCATTTTATGGTAAGATCCATATTGGCTACATTCCCAACTCTCGTGTCATTGGTCTGTCCAAACTTGCCAGACTGGCTGAGATGTTTGCTCGTAGATTACAGGTGCAAGAGCGACTTACAAAGCAAGTGGCCATGGCCCTCTGGGAACTTTTACAGCCTCAAGGAGTGGCTGTAGTTATGGAGGCCAGTCACATGTGTATGGTTATGAGAGGAGTCCAGAAGCCTGGAAGCAGTACTACCACCAGTTGCATGCTGGGAAGATTTAGAGAAGCGCAACGGACTAGAGAGGAGTTTTTGAGTCTGCTCAAGAAATAG
- the RCR2 gene encoding Rcr2p (Vacuolar protein; presumably functions within the endosomal-vacuolar trafficking pathway, affecting events that determine whether plasma membrane proteins are degraded or routed to the plasma membrane; RCR2 has a paralog, RCR1, that arose from the whole genome duplication; GO_component: GO:0005737 - cytoplasm [Evidence IDA] [PMID 14562095]; GO_component: GO:0000324 - fungal-type vacuole [Evidence IDA] [PMID 14562095]; GO_component: GO:0000324 - fungal-type vacuole [Evidence IDA] [PMID 17287526]; GO_component: GO:0016021 - integral component of membrane [Evidence IEA]; GO_component: GO:0016021 - integral component of membrane [Evidence ISS] [PMID 15590673]; GO_component: GO:0016020 - membrane [Evidence IEA,IEA]; GO_component: GO:0031982 - vesicle [Evidence IDA] [PMID 17287526]; GO_function: GO:0003674 - molecular_function [Evidence ND]; GO_process: GO:0016192 - vesicle-mediated transport [Evidence IGI] [PMID 17287526]), translated as MYLYLAEALLVRRDNNDDLVCDDEGDCYYNTPWYNYGRWLVVAAIAIVFAVSIYLMRRNAANRLRGAMAPLSNRGWTWVPPTYHQSQRDYSNTTQAPPAAPPYNRSLGTEDAGYYDSYGNFIQTGPVHTVAPPTGPPPPPSPLSPVDSSGVQIPPPVLHHPSNYEMRDVYPSDRKSPSVFTYGPFPEDRYEDLSGPSNGSSSDPNHIIHHENSSNDPSSAAGGPSFVELGGASVPPVDDPEHHLVPPPSQQHN; from the coding sequence atgtatttatatttggcAGAGGCGCTTCTTGTGAGGCGAGACAACAATGATGATTTAGTATGTGATGACGAAGGCGACTGTTATTATAACACTCCATGGTACAATTATGGTCGTTGGCTAGTGGTAGCAGCTATAGCTATTGTTTTTGCTGTTTCTATCTATCTTATGAGACGCAATGCTGCGAATAGACTGAGAGGTGCAATGGCCCCACTTTCTAACAGAGGATGGACCTGGGTACCACCTACCTATCATCAGAGCCAGAGAGATTATAGCAACACGACACAAGctcctcctgctgctcctccaTACAATAGATCTCTAGGAACCGAAGATGCCGGATATTACGATTCATATGGCAATTTCATTCAGACCGGACCTGTTCATACAGTTGCCCCCCCTACTGGTCCGCCACCACCTCCGTCGCCACTTTCACCAGTCGACTCTTCTGGCGTCCAAATCCCTCCACCAGTTTTGCATCACCCATCTAATTACGAAATGAGGGACGTGTACCCATCGGATAGAAAGTCTCCTTCCGTATTTACATACGGCCCTTTTCCTGAAGACAGATATGAAGATTTGTCTGGCCCCAGCAATGGCTCTAGCAGTGATCCGAACCATATTATCCACCACGAAAACTCTTCCAATGACCCCTCGTCTGCCGCTGGCGGCCCTTCATTCGTAGAGCTGGGTGGCGCGTCTGTCCCGCCCGTCGACGACCCCGAACACCACCTTGTCCCCCCTCCCTCCCAACAGCATAACTAG
- the TFB3 gene encoding TFIIH/NER complex subunit TFB3 (Subunit of TFIIH and nucleotide excision repair factor 3 complexes; involved in transcription initiation, required for nucleotide excision repair; ring finger protein similar to mammalian CAK and TFIIH subunit; GO_component: GO:0070985 - TFIIK complex [Evidence IDA] [PMID 19818408]; GO_component: GO:0005675 - holo TFIIH complex [Evidence IDA] [PMID 19818408]; GO_component: GO:0005634 - nucleus [Evidence IEA,IEA,IEA]; GO_function: GO:0000990 - core RNA polymerase binding transcription factor activity [Evidence IC] [PMID 19818408]; GO_function: GO:0046872 - metal ion binding [Evidence IEA]; GO_function: GO:0008270 - zinc ion binding [Evidence IEA]; GO_process: GO:0007049 - cell cycle [Evidence IEA]; GO_process: GO:0006289 - nucleotide-excision repair [Evidence IMP] [PMID 10681587]; GO_process: GO:0070816 - phosphorylation of RNA polymerase II C-terminal domain [Evidence IDA] [PMID 19450536]; GO_process: GO:0070816 - phosphorylation of RNA polymerase II C-terminal domain [Evidence IDA] [PMID 19679665]; GO_process: GO:0006355 - regulation of transcription, DNA-templated [Evidence IEA]; GO_process: GO:0006366 - transcription from RNA polymerase II promoter [Evidence IDA] [PMID 19818408]; GO_process: GO:0006351 - transcription, DNA-templated [Evidence IEA]), with protein MCPICKSSRYLNPDMRFLVNPECYHKICESCVDRIFSVGPAQCPYAGCEKILRKNKFKTQVFEDLGVEREVDIRARVSRTFNKRQQDFDSLDDYNDYLEEVENIIFNLVNGVDVEATESKLQAYEQANRNIILANSLRQKQEDEQMEELQSLETQRRRKAQLLALQAEEDERRIKEQTEKELVRQLATGEGDAAAIMKNVSNMALKRSSARRRQLEEELRQPLSIPLRLRGARSATPGNATPFTPFNGDRQQEYLFTVNDEYFDPLMNDVANNPQYRASGFSVKGSFRQALVSAFFGIGCDVQHEKAAPLAV; from the coding sequence ATGTGTCCGATATGCAAATCGTCGAGATACTTGAATCCAGATATGAGGTTCCTAGTGAATCCCGAGTGCTATCACAAAATCTGTGAGAGTTGTGTAGACCGGATATTCTCGGTGGGTCCAGCCCAGTGTCCGTATGCTGGATGTGAGAAGATTCTTCGAAAGAACAAGTTCAAGACACAGGTGTTCGAGGATTTGGGTGTAGAACGAGAAGTCGACATCCGGGCACGAGTCAGCAGAACTTTTAATAAGAGACAACAGGATTTTGACTCACTGGACGATTACAATGACTATCTAGAAGAAGTGGAAAACATCATATTCAACCTCGTCAACGGAGTGGATGTTGAAGCCACAGAGTCTAAACTACAAGCATATGAACAAGCCAACAGAAACATTATCCTTGCCAATTCGCTACGGCAGAAACAGGAAGACGAACAGATGGAAGAATTACAGAGTTTAGAGACCCAGAGACGTCGTAAAGCGCAATTGTTAGCATTACAAGCAGAGGAGGATGAGAGAAGAATCAAAGAACAGACTGAGAAGGAGCTTGTACGGCAACTGGCGACTGGTGAAGGAGATGCAGCTGCGATCATGAAAAACGTGTCCAACATGGCATTGAAACGGTCTAGTGCGAGAAGACGTCAACTCGAGGAGGAACTCAGACAGCCATTGTCCATTCCATTGAGACTGCGAGGAGCTCGTAGCGCGACTCCTGGCAATGCTACTCCATTCACCCCATTCAACGGCGATAGACAGCAGGAATACCTTTTCACAGTCAACGACGAGTACTTCGATCCTCTCATGAACGACGTCGCCAACAACCCACAGTACCGTGCGTCAGGCTTCTCCGTCAAAGGCTCGTTCCGCCAGGCTCTTGTCAGCGCTTTTTTCGGCATCGGCTGCGATGTTCAGCATGAGAAGGCCGCTCCGCTGGCAGTGTAG